From Pan troglodytes isolate AG18354 chromosome 1, NHGRI_mPanTro3-v2.0_pri, whole genome shotgun sequence:
aatctttcagcctcaacatcctgagtacctgggaccaaaggcacactccaccacacccagctaatttttattttttttttgtagagacagggtcttcctatattgcccaggctgatctcaatctccaggtctcaagcaatcctgccacagcctcccaaagtgttgggattacaggtgtgagtcaccacacccggcctgtgaTCCTTATTAACATGTCCTGAGTACTTTGTGACAAGTTTTTCAAACATGTGATATCATTTGATCCTTgaaacattttacagataaacagGGTCAGAGAAGTCATGTaaattgcccaagatcacacagctagaaagtggtgaAATCTACATTTGAATCTCACctctgctctttttaaaattttttattaacttttttttttttttttttttagagacagggtctcactgtcacccaggctggagtgcagtggtgcaatcatagctcactgcagccccaacccctgagctcaagagatcctcctgccttggcccccaaaggcactgggattacagatatgagccacagCATACAGCCCTGCCCTTGTCCTGAACTAGTGTGCTATCAGCAGgacccgaggcaggtggatcatctgaggtcaggaggtcaggattcaagaccagcctggccaacatggagaaaccccatctctactaaaaatacaaaaattacccaggcatggtggcaggtgcctatagtcccagctactcaagaggctgaggcaggagaatggcttgaacccaggaggtagaggttgcagtgagccgagatcgtaccactgcactccagcctgggtgacagggtgatactctgtctcaaaaaaaaaaaaaaaaagccacgagcggtggactgcctgaggtcaggagttcatgaccagactgaccaacatggtgaaaccctgtctctactaaaaatacaaaaaaaaattagccaggtgcggtggcatgcacctgtaatcccagctactcgggaggctaaggcaggggaattgcttgaaccagggaggtggaggttgcagtgagccgagatggtgccactgcactccagcctgggcgacagagagagactctatctttaaaaaaaaaaaaaaaaaatttattctggtAGGCTCAAGCCCCATGTGGCCTCTTACCTTGGCACTATACTGGTTGAGCTCTCCACTCTCATGGCCAGCGATGATGCACTCCCCCAGGGGTCCCCAAACAGCACTGGTGATTTTAGAGTCATTGCAAGGGATCTTCATGTAGGGCTCATTGTTGTCTGTGTGGGGCAGTAGATGTTAGGCCCTGGGCTCTAGAACTGCACCCTTTACCTCAACCCCAGCCCTATTCCCAGCCCTCACCAATCTGGCTCGGATCCCGCAGGTCAAAAAAGCTCACAAAGCACTGGTAGCCCATCTGCTTGTCCGTGGAGAACATGATGATGTTGCCCCCAAAGTCAAAACCGCAGGTCCGGACAGCCGAATTGGTCTTGAGAAGGGCCAGCTGCTTTCCTGGAGTCAGGCAGAGTCTGGGCTACACCATCCATTGCAATTGCAGGGAGGACATTCTAGAGAATGCTACCATCACATCTCACTGTTTGTCTTGCTCCAGTGACCCaaacttaaaaagtattttaacttttctttttttcttttttgagacagtttcactctgttgcccaggctggagtgcagtggtgcaatctcggctcactgcaagctccgcctcccgggttcacgccattctcctgcctcagcctcccaagtagctgggactacaggcgcctgccaccatgccccactaatttttttgtatttttagtagagacgggatttcaccgtgttagccaggatggtcttgatctcctgacccgtgatccgcccgcctcagcctcccaaagtgctgggattacaggtgtgagccaccgcgcccgaccttttttttttttttgagatggagtttcgctcttgtcctgCAGGCCGAactgcgatggcgtgatctcggctcactgcaacctttcaagcgattcttctgcctcagcctcctgagtcgatgggattacaggcgcccgccaccatgcctggctcatttttgtatttttaatagatggggtttcaccatgttggccaggctggtcttgcactcctgacctcaggtgatccacctacctcaacctcccaaagtgctgggattacaggcgtgagccaccacacctggccaagtatTTTAACTTCTTACCTAGCCTCTTTCCTCAGACATCCTGCTAATACTCATACGTAGACTGCAATATATCTGTCTCTCCCTCAGACTGTGCTTCTCCACAGCAAAGACCTGATCTGATTTCCCTGCATGTCCCCAGTACCCAGCATAGACGTGGCACTAAACAGAACagcttaggctgggcacagtggcttatgcctataatctcagcactttgggaggccaaggcgggtggatcacttgagctgaggagttcgagaccagcctggccaacatggtgaaaccctgtctctactaaaaatacaaaaattagccggtggccaggtgcagtggctcatgcctgtaatcccagcactttggaaggctgaggtgggtggattacctgaggtctggagtttgagaccagtctggccaacatggtgaaaccctgtctctactaaaaatacaaaaattagccaggtgtgatggcgcatgtctgtaatcccagctatttgggaggctgaggcaggagaatcacttgaacctgggaggcggaggttgcagtaagccaagattgtgccactgcactccagcctgggtgacacagcgagagaatctgtctcaaaaaaaataatcagccaagcatggtggcgtgcacctataatcccagctactggggctggctgagacaggagaatcccttgaacccgggagacagaggttgcagtgagccgagatagtgccattgctctccagcctgggtgacagcgagactctgtctcaaaaataagaaaaagaaaaaaaaaaaaaagaaaacttaatctATGCTTCCTCTACCATGGCGTGTATTTTCTCATCTATCTTTCTTGTCTCTTATTCCCTAGACTGGAAACTATCTATGGATTTCATCTCTATTTTCCTAGGACCTGTTTACTCAAACAGGTACACTGTAAGTCCTCAATATTTGCTAAAAAAGTGAATGAACCCAGCTTACCTGTTTCACAGTCCCAGAGACGACAGCTGTTGTCAGCTGAGCCAGTGAGGACATGCTTGGTGTCCCCTGAAGAGTTGTTAAGAAATATGACGAAGTTCACCTGAGCCCTTGTCCTCTTGGGATGCCAAGTGAATCATCTCCCTGTTCAGCCCCAAAGAGCCTTTCTTCCCCTCTTACCTCCTTATCCAGAACTGGAATTTGTCCTGAATGTTTCCTCAGCCAGTGAAGAGACCAGGGAGTAGGAGGTATCGTTCTCTAGGCCCTCAACAGCACCCCCAACTCCCaactcccaactcagcctctccATCGCTGACAGACCCTAGCAACACGGACTCAGACCCAAAACAAGGATACAGTCAGCGTCCACACACCACACAGCTCCGGTATGGCCCATGTAGGTGCCCAGCCTCTCACCATTCACAGAGTACCATACATTGACGATCTGGAAAAGTCAAATCACAGGATAGTACACATCCCAGTAAGAGCAATGGCTTCCTATTTTGCCCCAGGAACCCTCAGCAGCCTGTAGCAAGGCTGATTCTGCCCTCTTCTGTTCATTTCTTGGGAAACAGCAGGGAGCTGGTAAAAAGACCAACTCCTGGATTCTCCTCCCTTCCTGAAGGGAAGCAACAGAGGAGTCAGGCGGCTTGTAAAGGCATCCTCATTTGTTAGCTCCAGCTCTCCTGGGACTCCCAACGGCTCCAAAGAATAAAAGGCCAAGTTGAGCTCTAGTCCAGAAAAACAGTATCTCTGATGTCTTATCCAAGTGGGAGCAGCTGGTAGTAAGGAAGTCTGGGTTCTGGTGCCTGCTCTGCCACTGTCTCACTATATGATCTCAAATACAGTGCTTCTctcctctgaacttcagttttctcatcttgaaaatggccaggccgggtgtggtggctcatgcctgtaatcctagcactttgggaggccgaggcaggcggatcacctgaggtcaggagttcaagacaagcctgtccaacatggtgaaaccccgtctctactaaaaatacaaaaaattagctgggcatggtggcacgagcctgtagtcccagctactcgggaggttgaggcaggagaatcgcttgaacctgggaggcagaggttgcagtgagtcgagatcgcgccactgcactccagcttaggcgacagagcgagactccgtctcaagaaaaaataaaataaaatggccaggTGCCTCAAAAGGCAGTATCATGAGGGATTGTTTGGCATTGAGTAGCAGGATGGGATTGACTTAAAATGAGACTAGAGACACCCTCATTAAGTTCCCTGTGTCTGAATAACACAGCCTGCACCTATCCTGGTAGAAAGATTAGATTATCCCTAAAGGTCGCATCCCGTTCTCTGGGCAAGCTGACCCTCATCTTTATCCCCTTTCCACAGTGGTCTCTTGCTTttcttggagtgcagtggcacgatctcagctcaccgcgctcaagcgatcctctcgttTCAGACTccgaagtagctgagaccacaggcgcgagccaccatgtcaggctaatttttttgtgtgtagagatgggtcttactacgttgctcaggctggtctccaactcctgggctcaagcgaccctcccacctcggcctctcaaagtgctgggattacaggtgtgagccaccgcactcggccaatAGAGTTCTTCCCCACCTTTCCCGGTAGAATACTTTCGCCAGCCTACCCCCGGCATGGCCTCTCCCTACTTCTCACAATGGGCTGCTCTTTGGTTCCCCGCTAACGGCAAAACTGGCGTGTCCACCCATCGTCCTGGCAGAAGGATCCCGCCCCTCCCGGACCCCCTCCAGCCAACACTCACAGGGTCCTTGGCCACAGTAAAGAGGAGGTCTCCTTCGCGGTTATACTTAATCTGCGTAATGGACCGCTCATGGCCCTGCAGTAGGATCGGCTTCTGTGGGGACAAGACAGTAACGTCAGTGCTCGGAATTGggccccagcctcagcccaggACCCCCACTGCAATACCCCTAACTCTGAAACTCACCATCCCGGCGGTGACGCGAGGAAGGCCGCAACGTGAGTAAGACCGGAAAAGGTTTCGAGGTCACTTCCGGATTATGGGTCTCCGCCCCCTCGTTCCCGGAAGTAGAAGACAGCGGCGTTGCCATGGCGGCGTCTCTGGGTAGGTAGCCGGCCCCGCCCTTCCATGGATTTCCCGACCCTCGCCTCGAATTCATTTCCTGCTCCACATCCACCCTCTAACCCCGACCCCTGCTACAACCCCAGAGGCCGGACTCCTGGATTCATCTCCCCAGCTTCCCTGGGCCTGCCTTAGCCGCCAGTCGCAGCCGAGGCGAAGAGAGCGAAGGAGGGAAGTGGGGGCGGCTAGCTGGGGCTAGAAGGCCAGGAGAGGGCGGGGTGGGCGGCCGTTTGGGGTGGGGGTCAGGGTGACTCACTCGTCTGCATTCAGGGCAGGTGTTGGCTCTGGTGCTGGTGGCCGCTCTGTGGGGTGGCACGCAGCCGCTGCTGAAGCGGGCCTCCGCCGGCCTGCAGCGGGTTCATGAGCCGACCTGGGCCCAGCAGTTGCTACAGGAGATGAAGACACTCTTCTTGAATACTGAGGTGCGTCTCTGTGAAAGGCCCCTCTCTCGGTGGAGTTGCCGCCAAGAATTTGGTCTTTGGAGTCAAACAGGTCTGGGTCAGCCCCACCACTTACTCACTAGAAATTCTCGGAAAAGTCAGTTgtccttgagcctcagtttcatcatctgtaaatggCGATTATAATAATAACCATCTGATAGGTCAGTTGCAGGAATTAGGTGAGATACGTAGAGCACTTAGTATTAGGCCTagaacatagtaagtgctcaatctATGGCTGccattattcacattttattgtGATTCCTTCAGTTACATAAGGCAACATTTGTGAGCCTTTCCAGAGGGAGGGCTTGGGGCTCAAATTGGCCCTGCAGGGGAGGAGTTCAGAGGAGgaaggctggagctggaggacttggggaaggcttcctggaggggcTGACATTGGCTTCAAGGCCTTGCAGGATGGGAACTAGCAGAGGTGAGGGAGAGGGTAGTTTGAGCAAAGGCACAGACTTCAGTCTGTTTCCCTCTTTGCCCTGGAAGGATCCTCCTTAGAGGGATTAGTGTTCTCTGGGTCCTTATAACCCTGCCTCCCTCCAAGGAAAGACATTGGCTAGGAGCTCAAAGAAGGCAGTGCTGCTCAGTCAGGCCATCACACTGACTGCAGGTTTCTCCTCTTTCCAGTACCTGATGCCCTTTCTCCTCAACCAGTGTGGATCCCTTCTCTATTACCTCACCTTGGCATCGACAGGTGGGTCCTGGCTTGGAACTGTTCTGCTTAGTGTTTGAGGCCACCTGGAAGAGTGATTGGGGGGGCGGGGTGGAGCTTGAAACACCTCATTCCCATCAGTGAGAGAGGGCTGACTAGCTCTAGTTCCCTCTTACTACCCTCTTCTCTGAACAAGAGGGGCACAGTGGGCTGGTTATGAGTATGTTGCTAGGCACTGGAGTTGGTTTGAAGCCTGGCAGTCATGTGTGACCAGcggaggaagaaggaaggttcATTTTGCTGTGCCAAGTGCTGGCTTTCACATTCTTGCTTCCACTGTGTGCTACCTACCTGACCATGAGCAAGTCACTCATTTGAGCCTTGGTTTTATATAGTTGGCTTCATagcattgtgaggattaaatttaaTGAATGGGAAACATCTAggagagtgcctggcacacagtcagAGCTCCATATACataaatttcctttctcttgacATTTGTGACTGCCCTCTACTACGTCAGCTACTGCACTAGTCTTACACATTATTTAATTCCAATCATGACTCTGTAAAGCAGATATGATTATCTTAGAAAATGAAGTTGCAAAACTTTGGGCAATTTCACCTCTCAAGTCCCACAGGATGTCAGTGCAGAAGGATTTGAAGCCATATATTAAAAGTTTATGCTcgactgggcatggtgactcacgcctgtaatcccagcactttgggaggccaaggagggcagatcatttgaggtcaggagttatagaccagtctggccaacatgctgaaaccccgtctctactaaaaataacaaaattagttgggtatggtggtgtgtgcctgtagtcccagctacttgggaggctgaggcacgagaatggcttgaacctgggaggcggaggttgcagtgagctgagatcatgccactgcactccagtccctgggcaacagagcgagactctgtctcaaaaacagaaagaaagaaataatatgcaCTTATTTAAAGAGTTTGAAAACCTCTGGCCTCATGCATTCACTGCTGT
This genomic window contains:
- the EIF3I gene encoding eukaryotic translation initiation factor 3 subunit I isoform X1, translating into MKPILLQGHERSITQIKYNREGDLLFTVAKDPIVNVWYSVNGERLGTYMGHTGAVWCVDADWDTKHVLTGSADNSCRLWDCETGKQLALLKTNSAVRTCGFDFGGNIIMFSTDKQMGYQCFVSFFDLRDPSQIDNNEPYMKIPCNDSKITSAVWGPLGECIIAGHESGELNQYSAKSGEVLVNVKEHSRQINDIQLSRDMTMFVTASKDNTAKLFDSTTLEHQKTFRTERPVNSAALSPNYDHVVLGGGQEAMDVTTTSTRIGKFEARFFHLAFEEEFGRVKGHFGPINSVAFHPDGKSYSSGGEDGYVRIHYFDPQYFEFEFEA